The Dromaius novaehollandiae isolate bDroNov1 chromosome 4, bDroNov1.hap1, whole genome shotgun sequence genome contains the following window.
CGCGGTGGCCCGGCGTGGTGGTTAATCCTTACTTAGCAGGAAGAATTCGTGCAGATCCTTACAAAAGATGGATACTTAATGCTGTTGCAAAACTGCACCTCGTTTATGCCTGTGATACATGTAGTCATCTTCCAGTATGGAAGTGATTATAGAAGCTAACTTTTCTCTAGAGCGTTTATTTATTTGAGCAAGTCTTCCCCATAATCAGCATTTCAACTGTAAAGGCACGTGGCCGTAAGTCCAGGTTGTCAGCTTGAATGCCCTTATGGTTGGCCTCCTCCCACCCCTTTTAAACAGACTGGAAGAGTGGTGTTTACTTCCCCATTAAAAtatcagtgctgttttctgaCGTTAATGAATAGCCCACTGCATACCTTGGCAGGGCTGATCCCACCATTCTGCGATATTATCATGCATCCCACCACAGTAGAAGAGTTGGTCAGATCAGATTTTTAAATGGTTTGATAACCTGCCGTGCTAAATTAAGTCAATTGGAACTCCAAGAGGAAAGAACTTCCAGCAGGCAGAGTAGAAGTGACTGAGAGATCCCGTAGCATTTATTTTCGATTTAAAGAAATGGCTTTGAAACAAAGAATTGCTTTCAGAAACAAGAAGTTCACCAGCAGCATGAGGATATATTCTCCAATTATACAGTTGTGGAAGCTAACCGATGCCAAGTCCGTTTCTTCTCCATGAAGAATGTTTTGTGTTAGCTTTAAGGTTAGAAATGGGAGTTTCCTAGCCTTTGTTTCAGGACAGTATTTTGCACTGCTGAGAGAAGTGGCTCTATACAGAATATTCGGTTTGATCTAGGATCAAAAAAATCCCCACGTTTGATGCAATTGCATATGTTTCTGTGTATCACCTCTTCCCTAACTTCTAGGCTGTAGAATTCGAAACGGTGAGAACGGCATACACTTCCTCTTAAACAGGGATGGGAGACGCAGGGGAGATGCCTTGATTGAGCTGGAATCAAAAGCAGATGTCCAGAGAGCCTTGGAAAAGCACTTGAGATACATGGGCCCGCGCTACGTGAAAGGTACGTTTGAAAGGGCAGAACGTAAACTGGAAGAAAAGCATGCTCAAGTCAGTAAGAACTACTTGAAAACAGAATGAGTAGTAAAGGTGATGTGTGTGGGACAGTAGAGAGCGATGCAGGATGTGAAGGGAATGGAAGAAAGCAGCAAAAGTGACAATGGAGGCACCACTAAGTCAGACTTCGCTaggctgggcagggagggaaaggggaggtGTCTCGTGCAGCGAGGGGTACCCCTGGGGTGTCACAGAGTGCTCTAATGGGGGGAAACAGGATGAaggttggggggaaaaaacattgCTTAGGAAGGCGGCTCCTGCAGCGTGCCACCTCCTGCCTGCCATGAAGGAAAACATGTTGTGTGCCTGTGTTCCTTGCAGTGTTTGAAGTACACGATAAAGATGTGGAAGGCTTACTGCAGAGTCTGCGGGATGAGTCACAGGCCATTAATGATGGCGTCGTAGTACTCAGAGGCCTTCCGTTCAGCTCCACTGAAGAtgatatttcagatttctttgcaGGTAACGCGGACTAGCTTTTGCTCTTTAGTTAGAATTTATTTCCTGCTCTAAGTTCAGTTTAGCTAGGCTGTCATTACTCTAAATGAGATCTGCAAAAGCACTCCAGTCTACCGTAAGAAGCCGTAAGCACCTTTAACAGTGCAGAAAGTCATTATTCCATTGCAAGCAAATGCATCTAAAGCTTTCAGCTGCGAGGTTATAATACTACCTGTGAGTATTTCTGGAGGTCTAACCTAGGTTCAGTACTTGCAGCAGTCTTTGGGCGGGGGAAATAAGGAAAGGGGTGACTCTAGATCAATTTCTCCGCACTTTGATTGCTACCAGTGCCCAATCTGGCTAACTTAAGGGGGGGAAATGGTTGTATTACAGTCAAAGCACAAGTGAGCACAACATGGATGCTGGTAAAAGTATAGTCATAACAGTTAGGTCACATATGCCACTGTTAAAACTATTGTATAGCGGCTATGTGTTTTTCATGATTGAATATTCTTGGCTGATTACTGCTTAGTTTCTCAGCTGAGCAAGCAATGGACAGTGTGTGTCCTCCAGCCTCAGTGGTGGAGCAGGCCAGGCAGCTCCCACATGGGTTCATTAGGAAGAAGCTTTTCTGGGACTTGcagaattttttaatgttttcttaggTAAAGATGAGGCTGTAGACTGAACCGAAACCAATTCTTTCCCATCTCCCCACTCCAGTTGTGCATGCACACATCGAGTCCTCCAAAACTAAAGCTCTTAATAGCAGACATCATGCCAGTAAGTGAAGGCCACTGGTGGTAAATGTTTACATTGATCACCAACAGTTAACTAAGGCATCTAAATGACTAGTAGCAGAGCTATCCCAGTGAAATGACTAGGGCAGCTCATACGTTTTGGAGCAGCTGTTTCCAGTTCTTTGGAAACTTGGAGACCATTGCGGAAGGTAACattaaagaaaacccaaacacctaggcttcaaaaaaaaaaaaaatctccgcAAAATAAGTGTAGAGGCCCAGCCCAGTCTGCTGCTATAAGGTTTGATTAAGTTAGAACTCACAGATCTTACTCTGTATTGTGTCTGATGTAGTGACTTACTGGACTACAAGCTCTCCAGGAAGATACTGCCGGGGGGAACGACACGTTAACTGAATTTGGCCTAGGTTTtaagaggagaataaaaaaaaagtgaccagAACAAAGAGTTCTAGCTCAGGTGTATTTGTGCCTTGGACTTGCTTGTTCTCTAGAACTTCCATTCAtttgttgttcttgtttgaaGCCTCACGTGGATTCATTATTGCCTTTGAGGCTTCCATGAAAACTAACTCGTAAAAATACAGTataatagaattaaaaaaaattagggggaaaaaaaaccgcGCACTGTATTTGGGCCAGCATGAGCAGTTGTTTCAGAACTAGGTAACTGCTGGGTTGGCTTCTCTCTTAAAACAGAAGGGGACAGGAAGGGATGTCTTTTTGAGCTATGGCACAAGTTTCTCTGACAATGTAAatgcctttttcctcctccccctgccataCAGGTTTGAGAATAACTGACATAGCTTTCGTTAACCGGGGAGACAGAAGAACAGGAGAAGCTTACGTGCAGTTTGCGGCTCCAGAAATGGCAGCTAAAGCCCTACTAAGGCACAGGGAATACATTGGGAATAGGTAGGTGCTTTGCTCTGATTAACAGAGGATAGCAACTGGTGTGAAGCATGTGGTGTAACTTAGAGCTTGCCACTTACCAGGTGTAACTTAGAGCTTGCCACTTACCATAACTTGAATAATAATGCTGGTATACCATAGCTAAAGACTTATGTAGAGCTCTGGCTTTGGATTCAGATTCTCTTGGAAACCATGGCAGTCTCACAAGATCATATCAGACTGTTACTCTGTGccttaaagcatttcttttcaataATGCCCTCTTAAATATTCTAAAATGAGTTTTACTATTTGTAGGGCTATTTCTTCAAGAATCTTGACAGCACAGGGAAGACAAAAAGTGAAACCTTATTTGATGGGCttctctgtgctgcagagcagccttTGGCACATACAGCTTGTGAGGGGGCTTTCATACCCATCAAAAATACTCTCTGTTCTTTTGAAATACACCTGAAAAGAATCTGACCCCTGCATGAGCAGTTTGGCAGTGGTCAGAGCCAGGAGAAGTTAGGAAGATAGACACCCATTGCGAGCAtttgccactgcccagccctcaCCTCTGGGGTTTCACAGTGTCACCAGATGCTTTCCAGCACTCAGGCAACcctcattttttccttcagtccaGCACCTGTCGCAGCCAGCATCTCCATCAGGAGCGTACGTCACGCGGAGTGCCACTTACCAGACGTCTCTGGCTCGAGTCCATTTCTGCAGCTGGCTGCTGCTCAGCACCACACAGCAGCCAACCTCCTCGGCGACTCCACCACCTGTCTGGGCTGGCCTTGACCCACACTTACTTGCTTTGCTACAGAACATAGAGCCCCTACACCACCCTCTTTTCTCCCAAGGTCCTCTCTTTTCTCAAGTAGAAACACATGCGCCTTCTCCCTAGAATTCTGAGCTATGCTCACAATATAAGGTTTGGTTTTACCCTCTTtgggttttaatttctttttgataGCTTACTTCTCTTCCTGAATGTCAGGTTGCAGAATACATCTCCTAACCATACTTCTTTTATAGGCTACTGGTACCCAGTTCTCTTCCTTTAttactttctttcctgtttttctctccccCGTTTTAAAAGGAAACCACCCCTCTGGAGGTGTGCCCAATAATTGAATTACCTGACACACCTCCCGAACCACCAGTGGGGATTAATTGATCTCCCAATCTATCACTCACCTTTTCTTTATCATATTGGAGCAGGATTGAGCAGACTCACTGACGTGGGTTTATGCATCTCTGTTACTGGATGATTAGCCAAGAAACGGAGTAGGCTGTAAAACTACTATcaattttctcttgttctttctgGGTTATTAATTGTATCCAGAAATGGCCATCAGTTGTGCACAGTATGGAGTGTGGGCTCATGGATATTGGGCTGGAAGCTCTGTCAAGCTGTACCGAGTGTGTCTCAAGTTCCTCGCCTTGCTATAGCTGCTCCTgttagggagggagggaggtctCCTTAATTGGGTGTCCATGCTCTCATCATGTTCTCCATCACATTATTCCTCCTGTGCTGTGGAAATGAGCTACTGCTACATTTATGGAAGGACCAGCTGGGTGCTGTTTCCAGGGCTCTGAAAGATTGGCATAGGAGGTTCTGCGTAAGGGCTTCTTGGGTAGAGAAAGAGGCAAGGTGTCATCATTTTATGCTCTGCCTAAACCtggtaatatttttttccccttcttcccaaTGTAAGAGGGGTCTTGCTAGATTCCCTTTGTGTTGCATTTCATGTTGGTGTATTGTATCTGTATCTTTAATTTCCCATACAATTACATTTTATGCCATTGATTTCATAGACGTATGTAAAATCTTATTGGATCCACTGAGGAATTTAGTATGACCCTTCACAACATCTGTATATGCCTGTTTCATTAATCTTGTTTTGGGGTtggcttgtttttatttaatttgggGATTGTAGAAATTGCAGGTGTTGTCAGCGCAGTTTGCAGGGGTGCATCAAGGGGAAAACAGATAGTTTCACTGATGTACAGGGCTGATTGGAAAGGATGCATGCTACTGCAaggaatagaaaacatttttcacagcAAGTAAACCTGTATTTCTGCAGCAAAACATAACCTTGGTTTGTAATGATTGATACTGCTTCTACGAGAGCTTTCTAAAAGGCTGTCAACTAAAGATCTTGTCTAGGCAAAATTGGTTATCAGTCTGACAGTGTGTTGTTTTAAAAAGGCTTTCATAAATCTAACTGAATGACTTAATTAATTCTTCAAAACTGTTACTTGCCAGTTAACTCAAAATGGTAACGACATGCCGCAACTCTCACAACTAGTAGGTAACTGGAGCTGAGATAGGAATACGTCCTGAAGTAATGATACTGTCTTAAAATCTGGAGTGCTTTGTGGAGGGTGCACATATGCCAcgtaatcttttctttttaattctagATACATAGAAGTATATATAAGTAGAAAGCATCAAATGCAAAGGCACATGATGCATCAGAAACAGATGTTGACTTACCCGAGAGTGGGTAAAGAATACGAATCGGTTTTTGAAGAAAGAGGATTGAGTGACATGGGAGGCTCCAGTGCCGAAAGAGAGAACAGTGAGTCCTTCCCTGTTGCATGTGTTCTTTGAGGCACCTTCACGTTATTCTCGCTGTCTGCACGGGTATGACCCTGCGTTTCTACAGCTTTCACGTGAGGGATGTGATGATTGCAAGTGCTAATGGTGCTTTTGCTCAATTTTACAGAACCGTACAGAGAAGCAACAGAAAGGTCCGGGCATGTTTCAGAACCTGGGAATACCTCGTTGTCGCAGCATTTTGTCCACGTGAGGGGTTTTCCTACCCAAGCTAGTGTCCAAGACATAATAAATGTGAGTAGCTTAAAATTTGTAATTTATCTCTAGCTGTATTAGTCGTCAGTGCTGCCTAGCTTCAGGTTGACTGTATGTGGAAACCTTAGCTGGCATCATGTGGCTGAGGGATGCTGAAGGGGGTACAGGCTCCCCAGGGTTGCTCTGACCCCCATGGGCACAGTAGCTGACAGGTTCTCTAGGGCTTCTGTCTGTAAATAAGAATGGCTAGAAGCTTGCTGGGCATCTTGACTATCCCTTACTCTCAACTGAGCATCCATTTATAAAGAGATTTCTGAATAACTGACCACACATAAAATAAATTTCACAATCTTTTTAATATCAAATCTGCTTGCTTTTACTAGCATACAGATTCACAGAACAAAGGTACATGCATTCAGTGGCTTTGGTTATTGTACAGAATTTGGGTGCTGTGTGAGGACTTCTGCTCCTGTCAAAAAACCCACTGCCTGGAGctcacccgcacagcgggcgggaGGCTGTGCAGGCGTGGGACGGCGGACTGCCATGTGCATCAGCTTCACCCAGGCCagcggggagaaggggggggggggtgttgctgCTCAAGTGGTTAGCACATGATGGGCCAGGGAGCTCAGACCGCTGTGGCTGCACATGCTTtgttagtttaaaaagaaaatcaagtttcTCTGTAACAGGGTAAGTTACTGGTTTTCATTCCCTTGGAAGTCCTGGCATTTGGAgtctgttgttgctgctgtttcagccAGGAAGACTCTGCTCACCCAACTCACCATGtttgcatccccccccccgccttttttttctctttctctttttcagttttttgctCCCCTGAAGCCCACAAGGGTCATGGTAGAATACAACTCCTATGGAGAAGCCACAGGAGAAGCAGATGTACATTTTGAGAGCCACGAGGATGCAGTTGCTGCAATGGCCAAGGAGGCATCGCAGGCGCGTAAGTGACAAGGAAGACTGTGTTACAATGATAAGCCTTAGACCCTCAGGTGCTTGGGCACATCCCGTCTGGCTACTGGTAACGCACCGCCCAACAGGATCATTTTAAATCTGGCATTCCAAGTTGCTCTGTAATGTTAAGCTGCCTTtctggaaaaagagagaaggTAATAGATATGAGTAACTGAACACAAACTGACCTCTCTTAAATTGTTCCCCAGAGTGCAGCTCCATTGAATTATTCCTGAAAGAGCATCCAAAGGTCAAACAAGATTGCTAGTGACAATGGGATGACAGCAGATTTGGTAAGTGCATCCCTCTCTTTTTAGAAACACGCATCTTTCTTGCACTTCGTATTTCTGATACTTCATATATTTCAAATAGCTTAAAGgctgtaattaaaaataagtgGCTGAAGTTCATCATCGCTGCTCACCAGCGGTTAGGCATCAGGCCTAAATACTCTGGCCTAAGAATCCAGATTTCACAAGAATAAATTCTTGTGGCTAAGGGGTAGGAGCTCATGTCTGAGGTTACAGCCAGAGCTGGCCAAGGCTGCTGTGCTAGCCCAGACTTTGCAGAGCTACACAGAAACTTAACCTTTCACAGCTGAGGCAGCCTGGAATGtaccaaagtctttttttttttttttttttttcccccttctctcttcccttctcccttcttaCAATTCTCCTAATTGTGATTTGTAGAAAGGTGCTGATGTTATTGTAGTCCCTGGCATGGAAGTTAAAGAGTGGTTAAATGTTTTCCACAGCCATACATTAACAGTAATTGGTCTTTCAGGTAGGGGGGGAAGTTATGGGCAACAGTCTGACCAGCTGTAGCATACtccaatttttttcttactttttcagtCAAGCCACTCTTTCTAAATCATGCAAGTGTGGTAGAAGGTCTTTTCTCAATGCAAATAGGTTGAGATGCTTgtcacaagaggggaaaagctgtAGTGGGacagtttaaaattttttttttctgtctgcacaTGGCCTGCATAACTCTCAGGGAGGTTTACATGAAAAAATACAGGCTATAGTGGGTCTGAGAGTGAGGGACACTCTGCTTGGGCCAAGGCAGGCACAGCATGGAAATTTGTGCTGCTGTTAAGTCTGGGTGACTTACCAGGTAGCTGTCCCTACTGAAAACACGAGATGGCCCTTCCTGGTGTAAAAGAACAGTTTTCTAAAGCTAAGGCTGTGATATACCCCATTTGCAGTGGGCACAGGGTCTCCTGTGACCTTTATCTAAGTCCCCAGCCAACTTCTAAAGCTTCTGTGAATTCTCCTCTgaaaggggagggagagacagTTACAGTAAAGACCCTCCCAGCCCCCTGGGCCAGCCTAACTGCGGTGGGGGGGCCAGCTCATACGCCCCTGCCCACGGGGAACATGGCAGTGCAGCGCTGGCTCGGGATAAGCTCTCAGGGCAAAGACTCAACACACCCCTACCTTAAGCGCACTTAGCTGCAACCTCAGCCCTACAAAACGCTCGTCGAGTCGTTACAGCAACGTACGGGACTGCTTCCAAGCTGTGTGCTGGGACTCGGGCCCAACAGAATTAACCCTCCTCCCTTCCACCCCACAAGAAAATTTCTCATCTATTGCAGGCTGTTTGTACAGTCTTACCTTTCTTGGTGAGATCTTTTAATATTGCCAACTTCTACAATTTCATTATTGGAGACAATTGTTTGCATTAAAATGCAATGGTATATTTAGAAAAAGGCAAATAATAAAGCTGTGATGAGGTagtaaaaaggcttttttttttttcttcctttctctccctcctcctttctttttaggCCAAAGCCAACACATTCCGTGGTTATCATCATAAAGATGAAGTACAGGTGTCGCTGCTCAGTGGCAAGGATAAACTGTATAAAATAATTTAGTTTGGATTTGTGTAAAAGCATGTAATAAATTGCCTTGACATACTCTGCATAAATCGTCTGTTTCAAAAGTAGACAAAGTAACAGCGAAACAGCTAACGCTGCAGAGTAGAGGCAGTTCTGCTCTTCAGCTGAACCACCAGGCGCCGTGCACTGGAGGGCAACAGCTCAGCTCTGACCTGAGAGGATCTTCACGCAGAATTATTACCGAGTGAATGCCTTTTCCGAGGAATTCAGGCACTGCAGTCATGGCTGACTGTTCTCAAACCTATACACTATTCCCGCGTGGCAAAGCATTGTTTCTGCCATCAGAGTCTTGTTGCTTCCTGCGCTGTCCTAACTCCCAGTGGCTAGAGGCTATTACTAGGATCTCAGCTGAACAGTGAGTCCTTCCTTGAGGTAGCAGCCTTTACAGAGACTgtgtctgctgctgctccttcacGGATGTATTTCTGTGTCAGAAGGAATGGTAAAGTCCGCTCACAGTAACTTGTTTGGAAGTGGATAGGTACCTCTAAGCAAAAGAGGTTATTGCAAATCAAGTGTTGAGTCACAGTATACACACCATTAACAAAAGAACAGTATTAGCAATAAAGCTAAACTCAAGTGATTTAAGATCCTAATGCACAAAGTCAGCATGCACTGTATTTTATAGCTAATACCTTGTCCCTCTTACCACGCTTCTCTCATGTTGCGTAAGCATTTGTGCACCTGTTACGGGTTTTGAAACACTTTGATAAGAATACAGCCACAGCAGAAAGGAATGCTCAGGATGCAAGATACAGATGAGAAATTTTATTGTGTGTGGAACAAAATTAACACAAGAAAACTGCCTTCCGCTCTCCCCAGTCCAAGCATTCCAGGTGTGACTCCAAAATCTAGCATCACAAGCAGTACCTGAGCAAACACACCTTGCACATTTGTGGCATCACAAAGCGTAATATCCAGTACTTACTTGAAAATAGAGATGTTCACTGACATCTGCTGTAACAGGAAAGAGGCAAGTGCTGACACAGACAGTTGGCAGCAAACACGCGTCTCACTCTGACCTTTCTAAATGTCAAGTACTATTACAGCAGCCAGGGCTGTATTTTAAAGGATCTTCAGGTACCTCCCTGAAGGGCTGCTCGTTTATAGAGATCTCATGTAACTCAAAAGGACCTGCTGAGGAACTGTCCTGCTTTATTAAATGAAGACAGTCACGGCCTTCACCTCAAGCAAGCAGAGCAGCGGTTGCTCCTTTCGGGACAGTTGGAAGCAGCATACAGGTCACTAACAAGCTGTTGCTTCAAAGCTGCAAAGTTGCATGCACATACCAGCAttaaaattatttacagtaaGTGCTGGGTTTCCAGTTTAATCTTCCAACACTGAAATTGCTTGGATCGGAATTTCTTTGGGAGAGAAGTCACATTGGTTTTCAGATGCAGGAATTTAAAATCCCCCTAAATGTGTACAATA
Protein-coding sequences here:
- the GRSF1 gene encoding G-rich sequence factor 1 isoform X2; the protein is MAAAVARRGLAALLLGRRPPLPPWLRPPPPPCRLLAVALGPRPPAPPAAARRCSQVAGSPPQEGHLAEQEPLPPKAENEDSVFLVRAQGFPFSCTEEDVLTFFDSCRIRNGENGIHFLLNRDGRRRGDALIELESKADVQRALEKHLRYMGPRYVKVFEVHDKDVEGLLQSLRDESQAINDGVVVLRGLPFSSTEDDISDFFAGLRITDIAFVNRGDRRTGEAYVQFAAPEMAAKALLRHREYIGNRYIEVYISRKHQMQRHMMHQKQMLTYPRVGKEYESVFEERGLSDMGGSSAERENKPYREATERSGHVSEPGNTSLSQHFVHVRGFPTQASVQDIINFFAPLKPTRVMVEYNSYGEATGEADVHFESHEDAVAAMAKEASQAQCSSIELFLKEHPKVKQDC
- the GRSF1 gene encoding G-rich sequence factor 1 isoform X1 produces the protein MAAAVARRGLAALLLGRRPPLPPWLRPPPPPCRLLAVALGPRPPAPPAAARRCSQQVAGSPPQEGHLAEQEPLPPKAENEDSVFLVRAQGFPFSCTEEDVLTFFDSCRIRNGENGIHFLLNRDGRRRGDALIELESKADVQRALEKHLRYMGPRYVKVFEVHDKDVEGLLQSLRDESQAINDGVVVLRGLPFSSTEDDISDFFAGLRITDIAFVNRGDRRTGEAYVQFAAPEMAAKALLRHREYIGNRYIEVYISRKHQMQRHMMHQKQMLTYPRVGKEYESVFEERGLSDMGGSSAERENKPYREATERSGHVSEPGNTSLSQHFVHVRGFPTQASVQDIINFFAPLKPTRVMVEYNSYGEATGEADVHFESHEDAVAAMAKEASQAQCSSIELFLKEHPKVKQDC